Proteins co-encoded in one Juglans regia cultivar Chandler chromosome 16, Walnut 2.0, whole genome shotgun sequence genomic window:
- the LOC108993473 gene encoding histidine kinase 4-like, with translation MGLKMQQGHHHSVAVRLNEQMGTKRGYTFIQANRAWLPKFLLLWIMVMAFLSTMIYNGMDADNKVRRKDVLGSMCDQRARMLQDQFSVSVNHVHALAILVSTFHYYKNPSAIDQETFAEYTARTAFERPLLSGVAYAQRVVNSERGNFERKHGWTIKTMEREPSSVRDEYAPVIFSQESLSYLESLDMMSGEEDRENILRARATGKAVLTSPFRLLGSHHLGVVLTFPVYKSKLSLSPTVQERVEATAGYVGGAFDVESLVENLLGQLAGNQAFLVNVYDVTNSSDPLIMYGHQYQDGDMSLSHESKLDFGDPFRKHQMICRYHQKAPMSWTALTTAFLFFVIGLLVGYILYGAGIHIVKVEDDFHEMEELKVRAEAADVAKSQFLATVSHEIRTPMNGILGMLALLLDTELSSTQRDYAQTAQACGKALIALINEVLDRAKIEAGKLELEAVPFDLRSILDDVLSLFSEKSRHKGIELAVFVSDKVPEIVMGDPGRFRQIITNLVGNSVKFTERGHIFVKVHQAENMKAMVNGKAETCMNGGSDGGLFLSGGRQFKTLSGCEAADERNSWDTFKHLIADEEFHSDASRKMTTNEASEHVMLMVCVEDTGIGIPLCAQDRVFTPFMQADSSTSRHYGGTGIGLSISKCLVELMGGQINFISRPQVGSTFSFTAVFERCRKNLHGDMKKPSSEDLPSSFRGLKAIVVDEKPVRAAITRYHLKRLGIVVEVASNIKNTIAMCGKNGSLTSRNFQPDLILVEKDSWMSGEEGGLNVHLLDWKQSANMFQLPKMILLATNISDAEFDNAKSAGFADTVIMKPLRASMVAACLQQVLGIGKKRQQGKDISNGSFLQSLLFGKKILVVDDNRVNRRVAAGALKKFGADVECAESGKAALALLQLPHNFDACFMDIQMPEMDGFEATRRIRLMETNANELVNGGATDEGIIGKREWHVPILAMTADVIHATYDECLKCGMDGYVSKPFEEENLYQAVAKFFKSKPMRNL, from the exons ATGGGTCTCAAGATGCAGCAGGGCCACCACCACTCTGTGGCTGTGAGGTTGAATGAGCAAATGGGGACCAAAAGAGGTTACACATTTATTCAGGCCAACAGGGCTTGGCTCCCAAAGTTTCTGCTACTTTGGATAATGGTGATGGCGTTCTTGAGCACGATGATCTACAATGGGATGGATGCTGATAATAAAGTGAGAAGGAAGGACGTACTGGGAAGCATGTGTGACCAGAGAGCTAGGATGTTGCAAGATCAATTTAGTGTTAGCGTTAATCATGTGCACGCCCTCGCCATCCTCGTATCCACCTTCCATTATTACAAGAACCCTTCAGCAATTGATCAG GAAACTTTCGCCGAGTACACAGCTAGGACTGCTTTTGAGCGGCCATTACTGAGTGGGGTAGCCTATGCACAGAGAGTGGTTAATTCAGAGAGAGGCAATTTTGAAAGGAAACATGGCTGGACAATAAAGACAATGGAGAGGGAGCCTTCGTCGGTGAGAGATGAGTATGCACCTGTGATATTCTCTCAGGAAAGCCTCTCTTACCTTGAATCACTTGACATGATGTCAGGAGAG GAAGACAGAGAAAACATTTTGAGGGCAAGGGCTACTGGGAAAGCCGTTTTGACAAGTCCCTTCAGGCTCCTGGGATCTCATCATCTTGGTGTTGTGCTGACCTTCCCCGTTTACAAGTCCAAGCTCTCTTTGAGCCCAACAGTCCAAGAGCGAGTTGAAGCAACTGCTGG ATATGTTGGTGGAGCCTTTGATGTTGAGTCCCTTGTGGAGAATTTACTTGGTCAACTTGCTGGAAATCAGGCGTTTTTAGTGAATGTGTACGATGTCACAAACTCGTCTGATCCCCTAATCATGTATGGTCACCAATATCAAGATGGTGACATGTCTCTTTCTCATGAGAGCAAGCTTGATTTTGGAGATCCTTTTAGGAAGCATCAAATGATATGCAG ATACCATCAGAAGGCGCCCATGTCATGGACAGCACTCACCACTGCGTTCTTGTTCTTTGTGATTGGTTTACTGGTAGGTTATATCTTATATGGTGCAGGAATTCACATTGTTAAAGTTGAGGATGATTTCCATGAAATGGAAGAACTAAAAGTTCGAGCAGAAGCTGCAGATGTTGCAAAATCCCAG TTTCTAGCTACTGTTTCTCATGAAATTAGAACACCCATGAATGGCATCCTTG GAATGCTTGCTCTGCTTCTAGATACAGAATTAAGCTCAACTCAGAGGGATTATGCTCAAACTGCGCAAGCCTGTGGGAAAGCATTGATAGCATTAATTAACGAGGTGCTAGACCGTGCAAAAATTGAAGCTGGCAAATTAGAGCTGGAAGCAGTCCCGTTTGACCTCAGATCCATTCTAGACGATGtcctctctttattttctgaGAAGTCTAGACACAAGGGAATTGAG CTGGCAGTGTTTGTTTCCGATAAAGTTCCTGAAATTGTAATGGGTGATCCAGGGAGGTTCAGACAGATTATTACAAATCTTGTGGGCAACTCTGTTAAG TTCACCGAACGAGGACATATATTTGTTAAGGTCCATCAAGCTGAAAATATGAAGGCCATGGTAAATGGAAAAGCTGAGACTTGTATGAATGGTGGATCAGACGGAGGTCTATTTTTATCTGGTGGACGTCAATTTAAGACATTAAGTGGTTGTGAAGCTGCTGATGAGCGGAATAGTTGGGATACCTTTAAGCATCTAATTGCTGATGAAGAATTCCATTCTGATGCTTCACGGAAGATGACTACAAATGAAGCTTCTGAACATGTCATGCTGATGGTATGCGTGGAGGATACAGGAATTGGTATTCCGCTGTGTGCCCAGGATCGGGTTTTCACGCCCTTCATGCAGGCAGATAGCTCAACCTCTAGACATTATGGTGGAACTGGTATAGGCTTGAGCATCAGTAAGTGTTTGGTTGAGCTAATGGGTGGTCAGATAAATTTCATAAGCCGACCTCAGGTTGGCAGCACATTTTCATTCACTGCTGTTtttgagaggtgtaggaaaaATCTACATGGCGATATGAAAAAACCTAGTTCTGAAGATCTGCCTTCTAGTTTTAGAGGATTAAAAGCAATAGTAGTTGATGAGAAACCGGTTAGAGCTGCCATAACCAGGTACCATTTAAAGAGACTTGGTATTGTGGTGGAAGTTGCTAGTAACATCAAGAACACCATTGCCATGTGCGGAAAAAATGGTTCCTTGACATCTCG AAACTTCCAGCCAGATTTAATTCTAGTAGAGAAGGATTCATGGATGTCTGGTGAGGAAGGTGGTCTGAATGTTCACCTATTAGACTGGAAACAGAGCGCGAATATGTTTCAGTTGCCTAAGATGATTCTTCTTGCAACCAATATCAGTGATGCTGAATTCGATAATGCAAAGTCAGCAGGTTTTGCAGATACTGTGATCATGAAACCTTTGAGGGCAAGTATGGTTGCTGCATGTCTTCAACAGGTGCTGGGGATAGGGAAGAAGAGGCAGCAGGGGAAAGACATTTCTAATGGATCTTTCCTTCAGAGCCTgctttttgggaagaaaattttaGTGGTTGATGACAACAGGGTTAACCGCAGGGTTGCTGCAGGTGCGCTGAAGAAGTTTGGAGCTGATGTGGAGTGTGCTGAGAGTGGCAAAGCTGCTCTGGCATTACTTCAACTTCCACATAATTTTGATGCATGCTTCATGGATATTCAAATGCCAGAGATGGATGG TTTTGAGGCCACCCGTCGAATACGCCTAATGGAGACCAACGCAAATGAGCTAGTGAACGGTGGAGCCACAGATGAAGGCATTATTGGAAAGAGAGAGTGGCATGTGCCAATATTGGCAATGACAGCCGACGTGATTCACGCCACGTATGATGAGTGCCTGAAATGTGGGATGGATGGATATGTCTCTAAGCCATTTGAGGAGGAGAATCTTTACCAGGCAGTTGCAAAgttcttcaaatccaaaccaaTGCGAAACTTATAA